From the Patescibacteria group bacterium genome, the window TTGGGATCAGCATCTCCTAATACCCAACTTATTTCCTCTAAATGCACCCCTGCTTTTGGCACAATCTCCACAATTAAAGAACCTTGACTATCATGACCTTGAATAAATATGTTTTGTTCTGAACCCCTCCCACCGAATACTTTCACGTTAACACCAAAACCTTTCATCTCGCTTCTGATAATCGTTGGTATTTTAAATGTACTCAAATTAACCAAGGCCGGATTAATTAAGTTTAGTAGAGAAATAGCTAAAAGGATTAAAACTAAACCAATTATGGCTGACATCATCTGTTCGCGTGCTTTTTGAATGGCTGGAGGATTACCAGCCGCTAAAATCCATTGAATTCCAGAAATCATAATCATCACCACTGCCATAATGGCAATGGCAATAACTGACCACTGATAAAAATTCCGAATATATTTGGCTAAAAGAGAAACCTTTTCCTCTTTTTCGCCTAAAGGATACTCTTTACCTGCCTTAAACTCTGGTGGAATGCCAATTTGTGATCGAAATTTAACTGCTTGAGCAAGGACGGGTAAATTAGAAAATAGAAAATAGAAAGTAGAAAGTAGAAGAATAATCAGAAAAATGTTTTTTTTGTTTTGGAAAAAGTTTTTCATATCTTGCGTCTATTCCGCCTCAAGACCAGGCAAACCTGCTCCCGCTTTAATATCTGCTTCAGTGCCTGGTCTAGGCGTTAATCTTGATTTTTCTCCAGCTATATCTTTAGCTGTTTTTTGTTGAGCAGCTGGTGGTTTCCAGCCACAAATAACTTCCAAATCTTGACCTCCCTCATCATATTGTTTCTTAATTTCTTGAAAGGCGGATGGATCTTGCTCTTTCAATTGAGCAAGTTCAGGGCAAACTTCTTCGCCGCCGCCCGAAAGAATTATTAAGATAGCGACGCTGATTAAAATACCTAAGACAATCGGTCCCCAAATAGGAAAGGTTTTAATCAAAACTGCCCCGACAGCTTTACCAACGACTAAAAAAACCTTTTTCGCCGCCGTGACAGCGGCTTTTTTCACTGCTTTTTTAGCTGGCTCAACAACAGCCTTTTTCAAGGCTTCTTTGGCTTTTTCTTCAGCTAACTCTCTTGCCAAATCTTTTTCCTCTTCTTGTTCTTCTTGTTGTTCTTCTCCGCTAGGCATAAAAATAATTGAAAAATTAAATCTCAAAGGGCAAAAAGAGAATGTTGGGCGTAAGGTTAAATTTAATTTTGAATTTTGGATTAGATTTTGAGGTCTTCATTTTGGATTTTAAATTTTAGCTACTGCCAAACAACTCTGTCGACTTTCCACTCTTCTCCTTCTTTAATTATTTTTAATTCTAGGGTCTGATAAAAGACCCTGGCTGGCTGGTTGTCTTTGACTTCTTCTCTCTGTGTCGAAATGAGATATTCGGCTTGATTTTCAGAAAAACTTTTTTCCTCAACATTTAAAACTTTTGTTGTAATTCCATAAAACTCTTTAATTGTTTCTCTCTCTTTCTGACGAATGTAATTTTCTGTTTCTTGCCAGAGACGCACTGACATTTCATTTTTTAAATCTTTTAAGTTTTGGAAATTGACATCGGTAGAAAAAGAACCATATCTTTCAACAAAATTCCGCGCCTTCAATTTTAGTTCATTTTTCAATAAAGTTAATTTTTCCTCTTCGGTTAATTCTCTGGACGGTGTAATTTCTTGATTAAGTATTAATTCTTGATTCGTGACAGGAGGCGCTTGATTAAAAGCTGGTTGTTGAATGTTTGTCGCTGGACTTTGACGCTGACTCGAAAGAAAAAACAAGATTCCACCCAGAGCAATCAAGATAACGATAATGATAATAACTTTCTTCATAATATTTTAAAGATTTCAGGTTTAAGATTAAACTGAAAATTTTGTATTTACTCAAGAAATATTTTTTAATTTTGCTTCTGTTAAATACTTTTTGGCATGAGCTATTTTAAAATGATATACCTTTTCTCTAATTTCCCTTTGTACCCTTTTAATCTGCAACCTTCAATCTTTAACTTAAGGCTCTGTCTCTAAACCTTCCGCATATTCTCTTTTTGCTTGCTCAATTTCTAAAAGTTGACGTGGGTCAGAAGTAATAAGCTGGTCTTCAGTATAAGAAGCAACAACCTGCATAGCCGCATGTCTAGCCCCGGCAAAGAAAATTCCCTCACCCACTCCACATTCTAAAAGTAAATATTTTTCTCCCTCTGTTAACATAAAAGTTTTTGCAACAATATCAATAGCCGCCGGTGTTTGTTTGAAAAGAATTCTTAAGGCTGAATTGGTGACAATGGCTCGGCCGTAGTCAGAAACAAGAAAATCATTAACATCTTGCGTAATAGTCGTCACTCCTAGATAATATTTTCGACATCTTTTGACTAAAGAAAAGATAAAGCGGGCCGAATCTTCATGTTGCATTAACCACCAAGCCTCATCAATAACCAAAATCCTTTTTTTTAGTTCTGAGCGGACAACGTTCCAAATATAATTAACAATGGTATAAATAGCCATTGGCCTTAATTCGTCTTCCAAATCACGAACAGAGAAAACGACCAATTGATTATCAAGCTCAACATTGGTTTGATGATTCAAAAGGCCAGCAAAGGTGCCCTCGGTATATTTTTTTAATCGTTGTGCTAGATTTTCGCCACCAGCCATTCCTTCCAAAATCTCTTGAAGGTCAGAAAGGGTTGGCATTTCCACTTTATTTAAATCGCAGCCCGGAACAATATCTTTTTTGGCATAAGTCTCTAATAAAGCCCGGTCAAGTAAAGAATCTTCCTCAGGGGTGAAAATTTTTTGTCCCTTCTCTCCGGGTACGCCGATCATAATTTTCAATAAACCTTTTAAAACAACAACGGCCGAGCGAATAATATCAGCGACTTTTAACTCTACACCTCTTTTTGGTCGAGGTAAATCAAAGGGATTAATTTTGCTCTCTGAAGCCAAGGAAACATCAATGTAGGTACCACCTACCGCTTCAGATAGATGTTTATATTCTCTTTCCGGATCAATAATAATAACATCAATACCCATCATCATTGAACGCAAAACCTCTAATTTAACACAATAACTTTTCCCTGCCCCTGAAGTGGCAAAAATGACTGAATTATAATTTTCTAAGGAAAAACGATCAAAAAGAATTAAACTATTATTATGACGATTAATGCCGTAAAGAATACCACGATCAGAGGTAACATCAGCGGAAATAAAAGGAAAAGAAGAGGCACAGGGCGAAGAGTGCATATTAAAAGCAATCATTAACTCGTCATTACCTAATGGGAGGGTCGAGTTGAATCCTTGTTCGGCTTGGTAAAAAACTCTTTTACTATAAACCAGTTTTGAACCGAAAATGCCCTCGATTTTTTCCGTTAGTAAATCCAAGTCCTTTAAAGAATCGGCATAAAGAGTGACGTATAAAGCAAATTGAAAGAAATGTTCCACTCCTTGAGTTAAATCGTCTCGCAATTTCTCAATATCCCTTAGAGCTGTTTCTTTAATCGGATCGCGCGGTAAGCCTTTTTCTCTTTCCATTTCAATTTCAGCATAGAGAATGCCGACTCTTTTTTGTAATTGTTTTAAAATAATCGAGGCGTGTACCGGGTAAAAAAACATAGCAATATCCATCGGCGCGTTAAAATTGATAATTGGAGCAAACCAACCAATGGCAATATATCGGGGATAGGCAGTGACAAAAAGGGTGCGAACATATTTGTTACCTAAAATCAAATGATCAGGGGTCACT encodes:
- a CDS encoding DUF87 domain-containing protein, whose translation is MIFEPSKIEKAEILKKERLSPEEKKRKETEEEMKDKEMIEMERALQEGLVSVRDLIAPAAMQVTPDHLILGNKYVRTLFVTAYPRYIAIGWFAPIINFNAPMDIAMFFYPVHASIILKQLQKRVGILYAEIEMEREKGLPRDPIKETALRDIEKLRDDLTQGVEHFFQFALYVTLYADSLKDLDLLTEKIEGIFGSKLVYSKRVFYQAEQGFNSTLPLGNDELMIAFNMHSSPCASSFPFISADVTSDRGILYGINRHNNSLILFDRFSLENYNSVIFATSGAGKSYCVKLEVLRSMMMGIDVIIIDPEREYKHLSEAVGGTYIDVSLASESKINPFDLPRPKRGVELKVADIIRSAVVVLKGLLKIMIGVPGEKGQKIFTPEEDSLLDRALLETYAKKDIVPGCDLNKVEMPTLSDLQEILEGMAGGENLAQRLKKYTEGTFAGLLNHQTNVELDNQLVVFSVRDLEDELRPMAIYTIVNYIWNVVRSELKKRILVIDEAWWLMQHEDSARFIFSLVKRCRKYYLGVTTITQDVNDFLVSDYGRAIVTNSALRILFKQTPAAIDIVAKTFMLTEGEKYLLLECGVGEGIFFAGARHAAMQVVASYTEDQLITSDPRQLLEIEQAKREYAEGLETEP